The Kroppenstedtia pulmonis genome has a segment encoding these proteins:
- a CDS encoding DUF1540 domain-containing protein produces the protein MPVVKCSVANCFFWDEGNECNADAIMVDVDRNTNRKYDEEIGGEFVSSDQQEYSARISADTCCHTFKPKHSR, from the coding sequence ATGCCAGTGGTAAAGTGCAGTGTGGCCAATTGTTTTTTCTGGGACGAAGGAAACGAATGTAATGCAGATGCAATTATGGTGGATGTGGATCGGAATACTAACCGCAAGTATGACGAAGAGATTGGCGGTGAATTCGTCAGCTCGGACCAACAGGAGTATTCTGCCCGCATTTCCGCTGATACCTGCTGTCATACTTTCAAACCTAAACATTCCCGGTAA
- a CDS encoding cation:proton antiporter, with the protein MDLIEKLVDLEKMSQMHFLLELVIILIAVKLAGHLSRKIGQPSVFGELLVGIILGPALLGWIHMDPKHPGLLKELAEVGVILLMFLAGLETDVEEFKKTAYGSSLVAVGGIIFPLITGFAVGLMFGYNYVTAIFIGTLLVATSVSISVQTLRELGQLQSKEGVTILGAAVLDDVLGIIILSVVVGFSASDGGGGSVLDIVFLLIKIAFFFVATLLIGKYVLPRLFRWANNLMTTEVLLTFGIISALALAYFAEMFGLAGIVGSYFAGLMLSMTRFRHELFEKVETVSFSFFVPIFFVSIGVSADVSGITGSILMMIAVLCLVAIVTKVIGGGLGAKLAGFDWRSSAGIGSGMVARGEVGLIVASIGLSRGLIDNDLFTVTVLIVLVTTLVTPPLLKLTFAPKQKTRS; encoded by the coding sequence ATGGACCTGATCGAAAAACTCGTTGACTTGGAAAAAATGTCGCAGATGCATTTCCTTCTGGAACTGGTCATCATCCTGATTGCAGTAAAGCTGGCTGGACACCTGAGCCGAAAAATCGGCCAACCTTCGGTTTTCGGAGAACTGCTGGTTGGGATCATTTTGGGTCCTGCGTTACTCGGCTGGATTCATATGGATCCCAAACACCCTGGTCTGCTGAAAGAATTAGCCGAAGTAGGGGTCATTCTCCTGATGTTCCTGGCAGGTCTGGAAACGGATGTAGAAGAATTCAAGAAAACCGCATATGGTTCTTCTTTAGTCGCCGTTGGTGGAATTATTTTTCCGCTGATCACCGGGTTTGCAGTCGGATTGATGTTTGGCTACAATTATGTAACCGCGATCTTCATCGGTACTCTGTTGGTCGCTACCAGTGTCAGCATCTCTGTGCAAACGCTTCGGGAGTTGGGTCAGTTGCAGTCCAAAGAAGGGGTTACCATTTTAGGAGCCGCTGTATTGGACGATGTGTTAGGAATTATTATCCTATCCGTTGTGGTGGGCTTTTCTGCAAGTGACGGTGGTGGCGGAAGCGTTCTGGATATTGTGTTCTTGCTTATCAAAATCGCCTTTTTCTTCGTGGCCACTCTGTTGATAGGAAAATATGTATTGCCCCGGCTGTTCCGATGGGCAAACAACCTGATGACAACGGAAGTATTGCTCACTTTTGGCATCATCTCAGCTCTTGCCTTAGCTTATTTTGCGGAAATGTTCGGCTTGGCAGGGATCGTCGGCTCTTACTTTGCCGGGTTGATGCTGAGTATGACCCGATTTCGACATGAATTGTTTGAAAAGGTGGAGACTGTTTCCTTCTCCTTTTTTGTCCCGATCTTTTTTGTCAGCATCGGTGTATCCGCAGATGTCAGCGGAATTACGGGCAGTATCCTGATGATGATTGCAGTTCTGTGCTTAGTCGCCATTGTAACCAAGGTGATTGGCGGAGGACTGGGAGCCAAATTAGCCGGGTTTGATTGGCGCAGTTCAGCCGGAATCGGTTCCGGGATGGTTGCCCGGGGTGAAGTCGGATTGATCGTGGCCTCCATCGGTTTAAGCAGGGGATTAATCGATAACGATTTATTTACTGTAACCGTTTTAATCGTTCTGGTCACTACATTGGTCACGCCGCCTTTGCTGAAGTTAACCTTTGCACCCAAACAGAAAACGCGGAGTTGA
- a CDS encoding zinc metallopeptidase yields MPLMIILVLVAFGLTIWAQFKVKSTFKKFTSEIASSGMTGAEVARRILDQNGLHDIPVEPVPGKLTDHYDPMARAVRLSEPVYYENSISAVSVAAHECGHAIQHKEAYGALVLRHKMFPVTNFASGIAPLLLIAGLLLKMGGLLLIGIILFSAAVAFQIVTLPVEFNASSRAKNILLSQGMISNLEERGVSKVLNAAAMTYVAATLYAIMELIHFVLLFLNDD; encoded by the coding sequence ATGCCACTTATGATAATTCTTGTCCTGGTCGCCTTCGGCTTGACCATATGGGCTCAATTTAAGGTAAAAAGCACTTTCAAAAAATTCACTTCAGAGATTGCTTCTTCGGGGATGACCGGAGCAGAAGTGGCTCGTCGTATCCTTGATCAAAACGGGTTGCATGATATTCCCGTGGAGCCGGTTCCGGGTAAACTGACTGACCACTACGATCCGATGGCACGGGCTGTTCGGTTATCCGAACCGGTTTACTACGAGAACAGTATTTCCGCCGTATCTGTTGCTGCCCACGAATGTGGTCATGCCATCCAGCATAAAGAAGCATATGGTGCTTTGGTATTGCGGCATAAGATGTTTCCGGTTACCAACTTTGCCTCGGGGATCGCACCTTTGCTGTTAATTGCAGGTCTTCTCCTGAAAATGGGCGGATTGCTTCTGATCGGGATCATTCTTTTCTCTGCCGCAGTGGCCTTCCAGATTGTCACCTTACCCGTGGAGTTTAATGCCAGCAGTCGGGCGAAGAACATCCTCTTGAGTCAGGGAATGATCAGCAACCTGGAAGAGCGGGGTGTCAGCAAAGTTTTGAACGCTGCGGCAATGACGTATGTTGCTGCGACGTTGTATGCGATCATGGAATTGATCCACTTTGTCTTATTGTTTCTGAATGATGATTGA